The DNA sequence CGTGGTCCATGCCGAGATCATGTTCGATCCGCAGACCCACACGGCGCGCGGTATCGCCTTCGCCGAGGTGGTTGAGGGGCTGCTTTCCGCCTGTGCCGAGGCGCAAGCACGGCATGGCATGACCAGCCTGCTCATCCTCAGCTTCTTGCGCCACCTGAGCGAGGAAGAGGCTTTCGCGACGCTTGCGGAGGCGGAGCCGTGGCTCGACCGGATCGCGGCGGTCGGCCTTGATTCATCGGAAATGGGCCATCCGCCCGAGAAATTTGCCCGCGTGTTCGCTGCCGCCGCCGACAAGGGGCTGCGCCTCGTTGCCCATGCCGGAGAAGAAGGGCCGCCCGCCTATGTTTGTCAAGCACTCGACCTGCTGAAGGTCGACCGGATCGACCATGGCAATCGCGCGCTGGAGGATGCGGCTCTTGTCGAGCGCCTGGCGCGCGAGGGCATGACCCTGACCGTCTGCCCCCTCTCCAACCTCAAGCTCTGCGTGATCGACGCGATCGAAGATCACCCGATCGACCAGATGCTGGCACTGGGCCTCAAAGCCACGGTCAATTCGGACGACCCGGCCTATTTCGGTGGCTATATCGCGGACAATTATCGCGCCGTGGCACGCGCGCGCGGGCTGGACCGGGAAGCGCTGGGCCGCCTTGCGCGCAACAGCTTCACCGGCTCCTTCCTGCCGGAGGAGGCGGTGGCGGCGCATCTGGCCCGACTGGACGCCTATCTGGCGACGCCCTGACCAGCCTCACACATCATCGTCGCCCAGCCAATGTTCGGTGCGGGGCGGCAGATATTGGGCGATGCGGTCGAGCATCACTTCGGGATCGCGCTCGATCAGAAGCATCGCGCGATGTTCGGGTTTCAGGAAGCCCTCCGCCACGACATGGTCGATGAAGCCCGACATGCCGCTGTAGAAGCCGTTGACGTCCAGCATCCCGACCGGCTTTTCATGATAGCCAAGCTGGGACCAGCACCAGGCCTCGAACATTTCCTCGAACGTGCCGATGCCGCCGGGCAGCGTCACGAAGCCGTCCGCGAGCTTGGCCATCAGTGCCTTGCGCTGATGCATGGTCTGGACGACATGCAGTTCGCTGATCCCCTGATGGTCATGCTCGCGCGCGCGCAGCGCTTCGGGAATGACCCCTATCACCTCGCCGCCCGCCGCGCAGGCCGCATCGGCGACCACGCCCATCAGCCCGACCGTGCCGCCGCCATAGACCAGGCCAATGCCGCGCTTCGCCAGCAGGGTGCCGAAGGCTTCGGCCGCCTCGCGATAGATAGGCAGCCGCCCCGGCGAGGAACCGAGGAAGACGCAGATCCGCATCCGCCCGTCTCTCCGCGTGTCGGGCGCGCTCAGGACAGGCGCTCAGGCACGGACAGTGCCTCCTCCACGATGTCGTCGCTGGCGCCGACCGATTCCCAGGGAAAGACGAACCAGCGCTTGTCGCTGTCGCGATCGATCCGGCTGGCCCAATAATCCACCGTCTGGCGCGACCGACTGTTGGTCATCAGCACGGCGAAGCGCAGATTGCTGTCGTCGCACCGATTGTCGGCGAGAAGGCGGCGAATATAGGCAATCGTGCCGCCGCTGTCGTTGATGTCGTCGACGAACAGCAGCTTCACCCCCGCCGCGCTCTTGGCAGCGACCTTGCCCAGCAGTTCGTCGGCAAAGCCCGGCACTTTCGAACTATGGTCGATCGAGAGCATCGGCAGTTTGAGCTGGTGCGAGATGTAGACGGCGGGAACAAGACCGCCGCGACCGATGCCAATGATGAAATCGGGCGTCCAGTCGCCCTCCCCCACCTGGCGGGCAACCGCCTGCACGTCGGCAAGGAAGGCGTCATAGCCGATATAGAAAAGTTCAGGTTCTGCGGTGCTGCTCATGAAGCGCGAATCCAGTTGGCTGGGAACGACAAGGAACATGCCGATTATCCGGCCCGCGCCAAGGGGGCAATCGCCAGCAATGCGGATCAGAGGTCGACCGGCTCGATCGAGGCGGGATAGCTGAGCTGTGCGAAGCCGGCCTCGATCTCGCCCAGCACGATGCCCGCCGCATAGGAAGGTGTGCGCGTGGCGGCCGTGCAGAGCGCCAGGGTCATGGGCCGCAGGATCGGATCGGAAATGCGAGTGAAGGACAGGAGACCGCGCTGCACTTCCGTGATCACGTCGAGGGAGGTGAGGATGCCGATGCCAACGCCCTGAAGCACCAGCGAGGTAATCATCTGGATATTGTCGGACGTGGCGGTCCGATCGATCTGAAGGCCGCTGGTCCCCTCCAGCACGGCGATCTGCTGGCATACGGCCAAGGGGTCCGCCGGCACGATCAGCGGCGACCCGGCGCAGGCCGAAAAGCGCGCCTCGCGCTGGTCGCCGAAGGGATGGCCCGCCGGCGTGATGAAGCCCAGCATGACCTCGACAAAGGAGCGGACCGTCAGGTCGCGATAGGATTGCGGCTCGAACAGTATGCCGAAATCCGCTTCGCCATTGGCGATGGATTCGCGGACCCGGTCATTCTCCAGCACCCGCACGCCGATCGTGATGCCGGGATAGCGGCTCTGGATGGCACGGATGGCGCCGGGAACATAGCCCTTGGCCAGCGCATCGATGATCGCGATGTCGACATGGCCGCGCTTCAAGCCGCGCAGATCCTCTATCTGCGCACGGACGTCGGTCAGATTCTTCTGCCAGCGCGCACCGGCCGCCATCATGATCTCACCCGCCGCAGTCAGGCGCAGACCGGTCGGAAGACGCTCGAACAGCGGCATCCCCAGATCGGCCTCGACATTCAATATCTGCCGGTCGATCGCCGAGGCCGAGATGTTGAGTTCATCCGCCGCCCGGCGGATCGATCCCAGCCGGCCGACGGCCATGAAGTAGCGCAGAAAACGCGAAAATGCCGGCATGGACCCACTCTATTTTTTGCAACGCAGCGTGGAATTCATTGCGTTTGATTGCATCAGGTCAAGTCCCTAATCGATCCGCTGAGTAAATATAAGGGGCGCGCGGTCATGGCCGGGGGATTTGCAGCATCGGCGCTTCACGCCATCATCGCGACTGCGGCAATGCTGGTGCCGATACCGGCGGCTTTCGCCGACGAGCCGCCCGTTCCGGTCGTTCCGGCGATCAAACCCATCCCTGTCAAGGTGATCGTCATCGCCAATTTCGAGCCGGGCGAGGACAAAGGAGACGTCCCTGGCGAGTTCCAACTGTGGGCAGAACGCGAGAAGCTGGACGAAGTCATCCCGATCAAGGGCGCGCTCCATCCGCTGCGTCGCAACGGCGCGGGACTGTATGGCATGTGCTGGGGCAGCCCCGACACGATGCTGGGCGGCGTCGCCGAACAGTTGATGAGCCTGCTGCTCGACCCGCGTTTCGATTTCAGCAAGACCTATTGGCTGTTCACCGGCATATCCGGCGTCGATCCACAAGTCGCGTCGGTCGGCAGCGCCGCCTGGTCGCGCTGGGTTGTGCAGGGCGACACGCTGCGCGAATTCGACGATCGGGAGGTGGCGAAGGACTGGCCCTATGGCCTGTTCGCGATCGGCGCCGACGCCCCCAACAAGTTGCCCGCCAATACCGAAAGCTTCGCTGGCTTCACCGATACAGGCAAGCTCGCCATGGCGGTCAAGCTGAACCAGAGCCTGGCGCAATGGGCCTATGACCGGACCAGGGACGTGGTCATCCCCGACAGCCCCGAGCTGCAAAAGGCCCGCGCCGCGTGGAAAGGCTATCCCAACGCGCAAAAGCCGCCCTTCGTGCTGATGGGGGAAACACTGGGCGCGCTGCGCTATTGGCATGGTCCCGGCCGCACCCAATGGGCGCGCGACTGGGTGAAGCTGTGGACCGGGGGCAAGGGCCGCTTCGCCATGACGAACATGGAAAGCCAGTCGCTGGCGGGCGCCATGGCCATCGCTGCGAAGCAGGGACTGGTCGATCCGGCGCGCGTGCTGGTTCTGCGCACTGGCAGCAACCCGTCCATGCCGCCGCCTGGCCAAAGCGCGGTGGACAGCGTCGCCAATGAAGGGGCGGGACAGGTCGCGGCCTATGAAGCCAATTACCGGGTCGGCGCGCCGGTGGTGCAGGAATTGCTGGCGCATTGGAACAGCTACAAGGATCAGGTGCCGGGGTCCGATCCGCGATGAAGCGCGGATTGGCTCTCTTCACCTCGCTCGCCGCGCTGTCGCCAGCGGCGGCACAGTCATCCCCCGGAGAGACGGCCACCGCCGCCATCTTCGACCGGCTGTTGGAAAGCCCGCCCGCACTGCGCCTTTTCCTGAAGGCGATGCCCAAGGGCGGCGACCTGCACAATCATCTGGGCGGCACCCCCTATGCCGAGGATTATCTGCGCTGGGCGGCGGAAGGCGATATGTGCGTGGATGAGACGGGAACACACGTCGTGCCCCCGCCCTGCCCCGCGGACCGGAAGGTGAAGCGGCTGGGCGAACGGGCGCCCTTCGCCTTCACGCGGTTGGTCGATGCCCTGTCGACACGTGGCGTACAGCAAGGCGTGGGCGCCAATGACGCATCGGGCCACACACAGTTCTTTTCCAGCTTCGAACGTTTCGGCACGACCGGCGCGGAGGCCGAGGCGGGCAGCATGACCGTCGCCCGGCAGGTCGCGGCGGGCGACCGCGTCGCCTATCTCGAACTGATCCATAATCCCGCAGCGCTGATCTCGGCGACGCTCGGCATGGCTGACACGCCGCTCGGCGTCGATGGCCTTGCCGCGTTCCATGAGCGCGTGATGAAGGACGCGCGACCGATCATAGACCGCGCGATGGCGGAACTGGACCGCAACGAGGCCGCCGCACGCAAGACGCTCGCATGTGACGGCACGGCGCCCGACCCCGGCTGCGGCGTCGCCGTCCGCTATCTTGCCTGGGGCTGGCGCGACTTGCCACCCGCGCAGGCTTTCGCCTCGCTTATCCTTGCCTTTGCGCTGGCGGACCGCGATCCGCGTTATGTCGGTGTCAACATCGTCCAGCCCGAGGACTGGGTGATCGCATTGCGCGATTATGACCTGCACATGGCGATGATCCGTTTTCTCGCCGAACGTCATCCGCGCGTTCACCGCAGCTTGCACGCCGGCGAACTCGCCCTCGGCCTCGTTCCTCCGGCTGCACTGCGCGACCATATCCGCAAGGCGCTGGACGCCGGAGCGGAGCGGATCGGCCACGGCACGGCCATTGCCTTCGAGGATGACGCGCTGGCCACGATGCAGCGCATGTCCCGTCAGGGCGTAGCGGTGGAAGTCAACCTGTCCAGCAACGCGGTCATATTGGGGGTCAAGGGCGACGCCCATCCGCTGCGCCTCTATCGCCAGGTGGGTGTCCCCACCGCGCTGTCGAGCGACGACCAGGGCATTTTGCGCACCGACATGACCCATGAATTCATGCGCGCGGCGCGCGAACAGGGGATGCGCTACGCCGACCTGAAGCAGATGGCGCGCGCGAGCCTGCAATATGCGTTCATCGAAGGACCGGGTCTTTGGGAGCCTGGGCATCCGGGCACCATGGTCGCGCCCTGCGCCCTCGCCCTGTCAGACCCGAAATGCCGGGTCTTCGCAAAATCCAGCCCCAAGGCTGCGCTTCAGATCGAACTCGAAGATGAATTCAGGAAATTTGAAGATATTACCGCTCCAACCTTGAGAGACCTTGTAGGTAATTGAAGAACTACCGAAAGTTCGGGAACGTAAATCGAAATCGATAAGACATCGCCTTTGTAACGATCCGCATATAATATGAACATCGCGCATCGCAGCATTTCAATATGTCATGGGAGAGGCAAGCAGCAGGGAAAACCGGCTGGCGAAGCCATGACCATCACGCTTCGCCACCTTTGACAAAGGGGGTTGAATATGGGGAATTATCTGCCGTTTCATCGGAAAACACGCAAATCTGCGGCGCGACAGGGGCATTGGCACGGATCGGCGGCAGCGCTGGCGCTGCTGTCCTGCACCGCGCTGAGCCCGGCAGCCTGGGCCCAGGCGCCCGCACCCGAACCGGCCGACGCACCTGAAGAGATTGTCGTTACCGGCGCGCTCAACGCCCTGCCGGTAGAAGATGTCGGCACCGTCTTCGGCTTCAACAAGACGATCCTGGAAACACCGCGTTCCGCCTCGACCATCAGCCAGGAGCAGATCGAACGCTTCGGCATCACCGACATCTACGATCTGGTGGCGCAAGCGCCCGGCACCTTCACCAACAGCTTCTTCGGCGTTGGCGGTGCGCTCGACATTCGCGGCACGCCAGGCGAAGTCTATTTCCGCGGTATGCGGCGCCTGGACAATCCGGGTAACTATCCCACGCCCATCGGCGCTTCGGACCGTATCGACATCGTGCGAGGCCCGGCCTCCCCGATCTTCGGCCCGTCCAAGACCGGCGGCTACATGAATTTCGTGCCGAAGTCGGCGCGCGTCGCCGACGGCAAGCTGCGGGACAAGGCGACGGGCGAACTCAGCTATACGCGCGGCAGCTGGGACATGAACATCGTCAAGGGCAACATCTCCGGCCCGCTCAAGATCGGCGAACAGGAATTCGGCTACAGTCTGTTCGGCCAATATGAGGATGATGGCAGCTATTATCGCAACATGTCGACCAAGCAGACGATCCTGCAAGGCTCGTTCGACACCGACCTGTCCGATCATGTCCGCATCGAATTCGGCGGCCAATATCAGAATTTCAAGGGTCAGCAGAACGGCGGCTGGAATCGCCTGACCCAGGCCCTGGTCGATGACGGCACCTACATCACTGGCCAGGCGCAGCCGCTCGATACCAGCGGTGACGGGCAGATTTCGCAGCAGGAAATCAACGCATCAGTGCCCGGCGGCCTTTCGATTTTCGGCAACTTCACCTGTCCCAATAGCAGTTTCAGCCCCTTCGCGAGCGGCTTTACCGACGCCTGCTTCACCGCCGCCTACCCCAGCCTGGCGCTGACCAACACCGGCACGACGAAGCTGAGCCGCAGGAACGTGCTGACCGGGGAGGACGACAAGCTGATCAACCGCGGTTCGACCTTCTATTTCGACGCCATCTACACGGCCGACAGCGGCTTTGAACTGAAGAACCAGTGGTTCTACGACAGCTATGAAAATCTGAACGAAAACGCCTATGGCTTCTCGCAATTCCATGACAGCTGGGTGATCGAGGACAAGATCGTCGCGTCGAAGACGATCGAAAGCGACGCGGGCAAGTTCGCCTTCCAGCTTTCGCCCTCGATACGCTATACCAAGTTCGCGCATGGCGACGACTTCAATTACGAATATTTCCACCGTGTCGACCTGACGGTGGGCTATGATGTGACATCGGATCGCCTGCTGTCGACCGAATGCGATTGCGATTACACCAACTATGTCGTTGGCCATTATAGCGACCTGGCGCTGGCGGGACTGGTCGATCTCGACTTTGCCTTCGGCCTCGATCTGACCCTGGGCGCGCGCTACGATTATCTGGACGTCAAGGCGACCAACATCACGTCGAAAATGGAGGCCCCCGATCCCAGCCTGTCGGCGAACAATGCCAGCGGAAGCAAGGGCGCATGGTCCTGGTCGGGCAGCGCCTCCTACAAACTGCCGTTCGGCCTCATCCCCTATGGCACCATCGCCAAGCAGTCGACGGTGATCGCGGGTCAGGGCGCGGAAATCTATCCCGGCGACGTGGCGGCCGGCACGTTCCTGTCGGCGTCCAAACTCTATGAAGGCGGCATCAAGGGCAGTTGGCTCGACAACACCCTCTACGCCGCCGTCTCGGTCTACAAGCAGAAGCGCACCGACTATAATATCCAGTCGATCACGGTGAACCAGTCGGTAGAGACCAAGGGGCTGGAAGCCGAATTCCGCTGGTCCGTCGATCGCCACCTGCTCATCACCGGCGCCTATACCCACACCAATGTCTACAATCTGACCGCGCTGCAGGACGGCACGCTCTTCAGCTTCTTCGGCATCGAGGATCTGGTGAATGTGTCCGACCCGACTCTCTATCTTGGCGGCCAGCCGATCGGCCTGGTGCCAATCAACAGCAAGAGCGACTCCAAGCGCGCTGGCATCCCGGAAAACATGATCTCGGCGACCGCCACCTATGCGTTCGACTTCGGCCTCGCCCTGTCAGGCAGCGTCGTGCATGTCGATTCGGTCTATTCGGGCCAAAGCCAGGCGGTGAAGCTGCCAGCCTATACCACGGTGGACCTGGGCGCATCGTTCGAGACAGGGCCGTTCCTGTTCCGTCTGGTGGTGAAGAATGCGACCAACGAGAAATATTTCCGCGCCAACTTCACCGAATTGTTCGGCAGCACCATCGTCCTGCCGGAACGGCCGCGCAGCTTCCAGGCGTCAGCCGTGTATAAATTCTGATGCCCGCCTGCGGGAGCGCCCGGTTCTGGGCGCTCCCGCCATCCCCATTTCAAGGAATCCCGATGCATTCGTTCTTCCGCTGCGTCCTGCCCATCGCCAGCCTGAGTGCGAGCCTGGCGTGGGCCGGACCCGCCCCCGCCGCCGCGACTTCGCAGGTGGAAGCCAGCCTCGCCTGCGCCCCCGCCATGCCATGCTCAGCGCGCGTCCCCGTCCGCATGGTGATCGTCACGATGTTCGAGATCGGCGCCGATCAAGGGGATGCGCCGGGCGAATTCCAGCTTTGGAAGGAAAGGCGACGGCTCGACACGCGCATCCCCTTTCCACAGGGCTATCACGATCTTTTCTATAATCCCGACAGCCAGATACTGGCGATGGTGACGGGTGTGGGCACCGCAAGGTCAAGCGCCGCGACCATGGCGCTGGGCCTCGACCCGCGCTTCGACCTCGGCAAGGCCTATTGGCTTGTAGCAGGGATCGCCGGCATCGATCCCGAGGACGCCTCGATCGGTTCGGCGGCCTGGGCGCGCTACAGCGTCGATGGCGACCTGGCGCATGAGATCGACGCGCGCGAAATTCCCAAAGACTGGACGTCGGGCTTTTTCCCTCTCGACAAGAAGGGACCGGCCGACACCAGCCCGCCTATCACAGACGGCCGGGTGTTCGCGATCAATCCGGGACTGGTCGACTGGGCCTTCGCCCTGACGAAGGATGTGGCCATCCCCGATGATCCCGGCATCCAGCACGAGCGCGCGCGCTACATGGGCTATCCCAATGCGCAAAAGCCGCCCTTCGTCCTGATCGGCGACCAGCTTTCCGCCATGACCTTCTGGCATGGCAAGCTGCTCAATCGCTGGGCCAACGACTTCACCCGCTATTCCACCGGCGGGAAGGGCGAGTTCGTCACCTCCGCCATGGAGGAGACCGGGACGCTCCAGGCGATCAGCTATCTCGACCGGGCCGGGCGGGCCGACAAGGATCGCGTCCTGGTGCTGCGTTCAGGCAGCAACTATTCCATGCCGCCCGACGACGTGCCCGCCGCCGACAATCTGATGCGCGAGAATGAAGGCTATTCGGGGATGCGCGCATCGCTCGAAAGCCTGTACCTGGTCGGGTCGAAGGTCGTGGACGAGCTGCTGGGCCACTGGGACCGTTACGAGAAGGCGCCGCCGCAGTGACGGTCGCGCCCCTGGCCGCAGCCGAGGCGCGCGCGCCGCGACCGATCGGCATGACGGCGGCGCAGGCGCGCGATCCCGACCATTTCCCTGGCCTTGCCATCGCCATTCCGCTGGGCATCCAGCATGTGCTGGCGATGTTCGTCAGCAACATCACGCCCGCCATCATCATCGCCGGCGCCGCCGGCTTCGGCTATGGCTCCGCCGACCAGAGCGCCCTCCTGTACATGATCCAGATGGCGATGCTGTTCGCGGGAGTCGCCACCCTGTTGCAGACGGTCGGCATCGGCCCGGTGGGCGCGCGACTGCCACTGGTGCAGGGTACAAGTTTCGCCTTCCTGCCGGTCATCATCCCGATCTGCGCCGGGCGCGGTGTTGCGGCGATGGCCGAACTGACCGCAGCCGCCCTGTTCGGTGGCCTGTTCCATACCATTCTCAGCATGTTCGTCGGGCGAATCCGTTTCGCCCTGCCGCCCCTGGTCACGGGCCTCGTCGTGCTGATGATCGCCCTGTCGCTGATGCGCGTGGGCATTCAATATGCCGCAGGCGGCGTCGCAGCACAGGGTACAGCCGCTTATGGGGCGGGGACAAGCTGGCTGCTCGCCGGCCTCGTCATCGTCACCACGCTCGGGCTCAACTTTTTCGGACGCGGCCTGATGTCCACCGCCTCGGTGCTGCTGGGGTTGCTTGCAGGCTATGTGGTGGCCGCGATCATGGGTCGCGTATCGCTCGCTCCCATCGCTGCGGCCAGCCCCGTCATGCTGCCGGACCCGCTGCATTTCGGCTTCGCCATCTCGATCACGGCCATTTTCGGCTTCTGCCTGATGGGCTTCATTTCCGCCATCGAATCTATTGCCGACGTTTCGGCCATTTGCGAGGGCAATGCCGGTCGTGCGGCAAGCAACCGCGAACTGATCGGCGCGACGGCGGCAGACGGCGTGGGCACGGCGCTGGCCGCCCTGTTCGGGGCCATGCCCAACACATCGTTCAGCCAGAATGTCGGGCTGATCGCCATCACTGGCGTGGTCAGCCGCCATGTCGTGACGATCGGCGCGCTGTTCCTGATCCTCTGCGGTCTCCTGCCGAAGATCGGCGCGGCCATTACGACCATACCGATCGAGGTGCTGGGTGGCGGGGTGATCCTGATGTTCGGCATGGTCGCATCGGCGGCGCTGTCGATGCTTTCCGCAGTTGAATGGACGCAGCGCAACATGCTGATCTTCGGCATCGCCCTGTCGCTGGGGATTGGGCTGGAGCTGGAACCGGGTGCGCTCGCGCATCTGCCGGAAGCCGCGCGCATCATCCTGGCGTCGGGCGTGCTGCCGGCCGCCCTGGTCGCGGTGGTCCTCAACCTGCTGGTGCCGGGGCGCATGGCCGAGAGGCCGGCACGCTGAAGGCCTGCGCGCCGGAAACGCAGACCATCATGCGACAAACGGAAAGGCGAGCGCGATCATCCCGACCAGGGTCATGACGAAGCAGACGCCGGCAGCGGGCACCAAGGTGAAGCGCTGGTGGTCGGCAAGGTCGATCCCTGCGAGGCTGACCAGAAGATAGGTCGAGGGCACCAGCGGGCTGAGCAGATGGACGGGCTGCCCCATCAGCGAGGCGCGGGCGATCGCCATGGGATCGACGCCATAATGGGCGCCCGCTTCGGCCAGGATCGGCAGCATCCCGAAATAGAAGGCATCGTTGGAAATGAAGAAGGTGAAGGGCATGGAGAGCAGCGCCGTGATCGGCGCCATATAGGGGCCAAGCGCGGGCGGGATGACGCCCACGACTTGCTTGCTCATGGCCTCCACCATGCCGGTACCGCCCAATATGCCGGTGAAGATGCCGGCGGCGAAGATCAACGACACGACCGAGAGCACATTACCGGCATGGGCCGCGATCCGCTCCTTTTGCTGGGCGACGCCGGGATAGTTGACGATCATGGCGATGGCGAAGGCAATCATCATCAGCACGGACAGCGGCAATATACCCCAGACCAGAAGGCCCAGCAGAGCGATGACCAAAGCCGCGTTGAACCCGCGCAGGTGCGGACGGCGGGCTTCGGGATATTGCGACACACCAAGGTCGGCGATGTCGACCGGCTCGCCCTGCGGCAGATGGACATGACCCAGGCGGCGGCGCTCCTTGATGCCGAACCAGAAGGCGAGGCCGAGCAGGAAAGCGAGGCCCGCGATCATGCCCGGTACGAGCGGCAGGAACAGGGTTGCCGGGTCGAGCTTCAGCGCGCTCGCGGCGCGGGCGGTCGGCCCGCCCCAGGGCGTCAGGTTCATGATCCCGCTCGTCACCATCAACAGGCAGACGAGGTAGATGCGCTTCATGTCGAACCGCTTGTAGAGCGGCAACAGCGCGGCGATGGTGATGATGTAGGTGGTGGAGCCATCGCCGTCGAGGCT is a window from the Sphingobium sp. V4 genome containing:
- a CDS encoding adenosine deaminase, whose translation is MTDLDAFIAGLPKAELHLHIEGSLEPELMFALARRNGVAIPYADVEAVRAAYAFGNLQDFLDIYYAGADVLRTRQDFHDLAAAYFDRAAADGVVHAEIMFDPQTHTARGIAFAEVVEGLLSACAEAQARHGMTSLLILSFLRHLSEEEAFATLAEAEPWLDRIAAVGLDSSEMGHPPEKFARVFAAAADKGLRLVAHAGEEGPPAYVCQALDLLKVDRIDHGNRALEDAALVERLAREGMTLTVCPLSNLKLCVIDAIEDHPIDQMLALGLKATVNSDDPAYFGGYIADNYRAVARARGLDREALGRLARNSFTGSFLPEEAVAAHLARLDAYLATP
- a CDS encoding TIGR00730 family Rossman fold protein, with product MRICVFLGSSPGRLPIYREAAEAFGTLLAKRGIGLVYGGGTVGLMGVVADAACAAGGEVIGVIPEALRAREHDHQGISELHVVQTMHQRKALMAKLADGFVTLPGGIGTFEEMFEAWCWSQLGYHEKPVGMLDVNGFYSGMSGFIDHVVAEGFLKPEHRAMLLIERDPEVMLDRIAQYLPPRTEHWLGDDDV
- a CDS encoding phosphoribosyltransferase family protein; this translates as MSSTAEPELFYIGYDAFLADVQAVARQVGEGDWTPDFIIGIGRGGLVPAVYISHQLKLPMLSIDHSSKVPGFADELLGKVAAKSAAGVKLLFVDDINDSGGTIAYIRRLLADNRCDDSNLRFAVLMTNSRSRQTVDYWASRIDRDSDKRWFVFPWESVGASDDIVEEALSVPERLS
- a CDS encoding LysR family transcriptional regulator; this translates as MPAFSRFLRYFMAVGRLGSIRRAADELNISASAIDRQILNVEADLGMPLFERLPTGLRLTAAGEIMMAAGARWQKNLTDVRAQIEDLRGLKRGHVDIAIIDALAKGYVPGAIRAIQSRYPGITIGVRVLENDRVRESIANGEADFGILFEPQSYRDLTVRSFVEVMLGFITPAGHPFGDQREARFSACAGSPLIVPADPLAVCQQIAVLEGTSGLQIDRTATSDNIQMITSLVLQGVGIGILTSLDVITEVQRGLLSFTRISDPILRPMTLALCTAATRTPSYAAGIVLGEIEAGFAQLSYPASIEPVDL
- a CDS encoding purine nucleoside permease, with amino-acid sequence MAGGFAASALHAIIATAAMLVPIPAAFADEPPVPVVPAIKPIPVKVIVIANFEPGEDKGDVPGEFQLWAEREKLDEVIPIKGALHPLRRNGAGLYGMCWGSPDTMLGGVAEQLMSLLLDPRFDFSKTYWLFTGISGVDPQVASVGSAAWSRWVVQGDTLREFDDREVAKDWPYGLFAIGADAPNKLPANTESFAGFTDTGKLAMAVKLNQSLAQWAYDRTRDVVIPDSPELQKARAAWKGYPNAQKPPFVLMGETLGALRYWHGPGRTQWARDWVKLWTGGKGRFAMTNMESQSLAGAMAIAAKQGLVDPARVLVLRTGSNPSMPPPGQSAVDSVANEGAGQVAAYEANYRVGAPVVQELLAHWNSYKDQVPGSDPR
- a CDS encoding adenosine deaminase, with the translated sequence MALFTSLAALSPAAAQSSPGETATAAIFDRLLESPPALRLFLKAMPKGGDLHNHLGGTPYAEDYLRWAAEGDMCVDETGTHVVPPPCPADRKVKRLGERAPFAFTRLVDALSTRGVQQGVGANDASGHTQFFSSFERFGTTGAEAEAGSMTVARQVAAGDRVAYLELIHNPAALISATLGMADTPLGVDGLAAFHERVMKDARPIIDRAMAELDRNEAAARKTLACDGTAPDPGCGVAVRYLAWGWRDLPPAQAFASLILAFALADRDPRYVGVNIVQPEDWVIALRDYDLHMAMIRFLAERHPRVHRSLHAGELALGLVPPAALRDHIRKALDAGAERIGHGTAIAFEDDALATMQRMSRQGVAVEVNLSSNAVILGVKGDAHPLRLYRQVGVPTALSSDDQGILRTDMTHEFMRAAREQGMRYADLKQMARASLQYAFIEGPGLWEPGHPGTMVAPCALALSDPKCRVFAKSSPKAALQIELEDEFRKFEDITAPTLRDLVGN
- a CDS encoding TonB-dependent receptor plug domain-containing protein, coding for MGNYLPFHRKTRKSAARQGHWHGSAAALALLSCTALSPAAWAQAPAPEPADAPEEIVVTGALNALPVEDVGTVFGFNKTILETPRSASTISQEQIERFGITDIYDLVAQAPGTFTNSFFGVGGALDIRGTPGEVYFRGMRRLDNPGNYPTPIGASDRIDIVRGPASPIFGPSKTGGYMNFVPKSARVADGKLRDKATGELSYTRGSWDMNIVKGNISGPLKIGEQEFGYSLFGQYEDDGSYYRNMSTKQTILQGSFDTDLSDHVRIEFGGQYQNFKGQQNGGWNRLTQALVDDGTYITGQAQPLDTSGDGQISQQEINASVPGGLSIFGNFTCPNSSFSPFASGFTDACFTAAYPSLALTNTGTTKLSRRNVLTGEDDKLINRGSTFYFDAIYTADSGFELKNQWFYDSYENLNENAYGFSQFHDSWVIEDKIVASKTIESDAGKFAFQLSPSIRYTKFAHGDDFNYEYFHRVDLTVGYDVTSDRLLSTECDCDYTNYVVGHYSDLALAGLVDLDFAFGLDLTLGARYDYLDVKATNITSKMEAPDPSLSANNASGSKGAWSWSGSASYKLPFGLIPYGTIAKQSTVIAGQGAEIYPGDVAAGTFLSASKLYEGGIKGSWLDNTLYAAVSVYKQKRTDYNIQSITVNQSVETKGLEAEFRWSVDRHLLITGAYTHTNVYNLTALQDGTLFSFFGIEDLVNVSDPTLYLGGQPIGLVPINSKSDSKRAGIPENMISATATYAFDFGLALSGSVVHVDSVYSGQSQAVKLPAYTTVDLGASFETGPFLFRLVVKNATNEKYFRANFTELFGSTIVLPERPRSFQASAVYKF
- a CDS encoding purine nucleoside permease, whose amino-acid sequence is MHSFFRCVLPIASLSASLAWAGPAPAAATSQVEASLACAPAMPCSARVPVRMVIVTMFEIGADQGDAPGEFQLWKERRRLDTRIPFPQGYHDLFYNPDSQILAMVTGVGTARSSAATMALGLDPRFDLGKAYWLVAGIAGIDPEDASIGSAAWARYSVDGDLAHEIDAREIPKDWTSGFFPLDKKGPADTSPPITDGRVFAINPGLVDWAFALTKDVAIPDDPGIQHERARYMGYPNAQKPPFVLIGDQLSAMTFWHGKLLNRWANDFTRYSTGGKGEFVTSAMEETGTLQAISYLDRAGRADKDRVLVLRSGSNYSMPPDDVPAADNLMRENEGYSGMRASLESLYLVGSKVVDELLGHWDRYEKAPPQ
- a CDS encoding nucleobase:cation symporter-2 family protein, which codes for MTAAQARDPDHFPGLAIAIPLGIQHVLAMFVSNITPAIIIAGAAGFGYGSADQSALLYMIQMAMLFAGVATLLQTVGIGPVGARLPLVQGTSFAFLPVIIPICAGRGVAAMAELTAAALFGGLFHTILSMFVGRIRFALPPLVTGLVVLMIALSLMRVGIQYAAGGVAAQGTAAYGAGTSWLLAGLVIVTTLGLNFFGRGLMSTASVLLGLLAGYVVAAIMGRVSLAPIAAASPVMLPDPLHFGFAISITAIFGFCLMGFISAIESIADVSAICEGNAGRAASNRELIGATAADGVGTALAALFGAMPNTSFSQNVGLIAITGVVSRHVVTIGALFLILCGLLPKIGAAITTIPIEVLGGGVILMFGMVASAALSMLSAVEWTQRNMLIFGIALSLGIGLELEPGALAHLPEAARIILASGVLPAALVAVVLNLLVPGRMAERPAR